A single genomic interval of Rhizobium leguminosarum bv. trifolii WSM1325 harbors:
- a CDS encoding conserved hypothetical protein (KEGG: ret:RHE_CH04117 hypothetical protein): MSSDIACKLARNAGIAMILASAAFLSACQVRPLYSESSGVVEKLSSVGFSEAGSRVEQQVRNRLIFLASRGAGEAVNPQYLVEIHATSAVADTLLAESSDTSKAGRVTVNVSYTLRATADNHVIKAGSRQATALVDFSEQEFAKQRAIRDAQNRAADQTAEFVGADIAAALSR; this comes from the coding sequence TTGTCGTCTGATATCGCTTGCAAGCTGGCCCGCAATGCCGGCATCGCCATGATCCTTGCCTCCGCGGCTTTTCTCTCGGCCTGCCAGGTCCGTCCGCTCTATTCAGAGAGTTCAGGTGTGGTTGAAAAACTTTCTTCGGTCGGCTTTTCCGAGGCAGGCAGCCGGGTCGAGCAGCAGGTTCGCAATCGCCTGATCTTCCTTGCGTCACGCGGTGCAGGCGAAGCGGTAAACCCGCAATATCTGGTCGAAATACACGCCACGTCGGCTGTAGCCGATACGCTGCTGGCCGAATCCTCTGACACGTCGAAAGCCGGCCGTGTGACCGTCAACGTCAGTTACACGCTGCGTGCCACGGCCGACAATCATGTCATCAAGGCCGGCAGCCGCCAGGCCACGGCGCTGGTGGATTTCTCCGAGCAGGAATTTGCCAAGCAGCGGGCGATCCGCGATGCTCAGAACCGCGCGGCCGATCAGACGGCGGAATTCGTGGGAGCCGATATCGCCGCCGCCCTCAGCCGCTGA
- a CDS encoding leucyl-tRNA synthetase (TIGRFAM: leucyl-tRNA synthetase~KEGG: ret:RHE_CH04116 leucyl-tRNA synthetase) — translation MATERYNPRDAEPRWQQKWNEDKVFETDNADPREKYYVLEMFPYPSGRIHMGHVRNYAMGDVVARYKRARGYNVLHPMGWDAFGMPAENAAMERGVHPASWTYQNIGSMKAQLKAMGLSLDWSREFATCDVEYYQHQQHLFVDFLEKGLVYRKQSKVNWDPVDNTVLANEQVIDGRGWRSGALVEQRELTQWFFKITDFSQDLLDALDTLDQWPEKVRLMQKNWIGRSEGLTIRWEIVPESAPAGESEVTVYTTRPDTLFGASFLAIAADHPLAKDAAAKNPDIEAFCDECRRAGTSLAALETAEKKGMDTGIRVRHPLDPSWELPVYIANFVLMDYGTGAIFGCPSGDQRDLDFARKYGLPVVAVVMPRDGDAASFSVGDTAYDGDGVMINSRFLDGKTTDEAFNIVADRLSAASLGNAPQGERKVNFRLRDWGISRQRYWGCPIPVIHCDDCGVVPVPKADLPVKLPDDVTFDQPGNPLDRHPTWRHVSCPNCGKDARRETDTMDTFVDSSWYFTRFTAPWEERPTDPEAANRWLPVDQYIGGIEHAILHLLYSRFFTRAMRETGHVAATEPFKGLFTQGMVVHETYSRSAGASREWVAPADIRIDELDGKRRAFLLTSGEEVAIGSIEKMSKSKKNVVDPDDIIASYGADTARFFVLSDSPPERDVIWSEAGVEGAHRFTQRLWRLISEAADALSAVAPAPAADGEALPISQAAHKTLKAVENDYDKLWFNKAVARIYELVNALAAPMTRVAAGEGNATYRAAVRDAAEILIQLVSPMTPHLAEECWAALGNEGLLARTNWPRYDETLVIENDVVLPVQINGKKRAELTISRDADQNAVTDAVLNLDAVKNALNGQAPKKIIVVPQRIVNIVV, via the coding sequence ATGGCCACCGAACGTTATAATCCGCGCGATGCCGAGCCCCGCTGGCAGCAGAAATGGAATGAAGACAAGGTCTTCGAGACCGACAATGCCGATCCGCGCGAAAAATATTACGTCCTCGAAATGTTCCCCTATCCGTCGGGGCGCATCCATATGGGTCATGTCCGCAATTACGCCATGGGCGATGTCGTGGCTCGCTACAAACGCGCCCGCGGCTACAACGTCCTGCATCCGATGGGTTGGGATGCTTTCGGCATGCCGGCGGAGAATGCCGCGATGGAGCGCGGCGTGCATCCCGCCTCCTGGACCTATCAGAATATCGGCTCGATGAAGGCGCAGCTGAAGGCCATGGGGCTTTCGTTGGACTGGAGCCGCGAATTCGCCACCTGCGACGTCGAATATTACCAGCACCAGCAGCATCTCTTCGTGGATTTCCTGGAGAAGGGCCTGGTCTATCGCAAGCAGTCGAAGGTCAACTGGGATCCTGTCGATAACACTGTGCTGGCCAACGAGCAGGTGATCGATGGCCGCGGCTGGCGTTCCGGTGCGCTCGTCGAACAGCGCGAACTGACGCAATGGTTCTTCAAGATCACCGACTTCAGCCAGGATCTGCTGGACGCGCTGGATACGCTCGACCAGTGGCCGGAAAAAGTGCGGCTGATGCAGAAGAACTGGATCGGCCGTTCGGAAGGCCTGACGATCCGCTGGGAGATCGTACCGGAATCGGCGCCTGCCGGTGAGAGCGAAGTGACGGTCTATACTACCCGGCCGGACACGCTGTTCGGCGCTTCCTTCCTGGCAATCGCCGCCGATCATCCGCTGGCGAAGGATGCCGCTGCAAAGAACCCTGATATCGAGGCCTTCTGCGACGAATGCCGCCGCGCCGGGACCTCGCTCGCAGCACTCGAGACCGCTGAAAAGAAGGGCATGGATACCGGTATCCGCGTCAGGCACCCGCTCGATCCTTCCTGGGAGCTGCCGGTTTATATCGCCAATTTCGTCCTGATGGATTATGGCACGGGCGCGATCTTCGGCTGCCCCTCGGGTGACCAGCGTGACCTTGATTTTGCTCGCAAATATGGCCTTCCGGTCGTGGCCGTCGTCATGCCCAGGGATGGCGATGCCGCAAGCTTCTCCGTCGGCGACACCGCCTATGACGGTGATGGCGTGATGATCAACTCACGCTTCCTCGACGGCAAGACCACCGACGAAGCCTTCAACATCGTTGCCGATCGGCTATCTGCCGCTTCGCTCGGCAATGCGCCGCAGGGCGAGCGCAAGGTCAATTTCCGCCTGCGCGACTGGGGCATTTCCCGCCAGCGTTATTGGGGCTGCCCGATCCCGGTCATCCATTGCGATGATTGCGGTGTCGTGCCGGTGCCGAAGGCGGACCTGCCGGTCAAGCTGCCCGACGACGTCACCTTCGACCAGCCCGGCAATCCGCTCGACCGCCATCCGACATGGCGTCATGTCTCCTGCCCGAATTGCGGCAAGGATGCTCGCCGCGAGACGGATACGATGGACACCTTCGTCGATTCGAGCTGGTATTTCACCCGCTTTACCGCGCCCTGGGAAGAAAGGCCGACCGATCCGGAGGCGGCGAACCGCTGGCTGCCGGTCGACCAGTATATCGGCGGCATCGAGCACGCGATCCTACACCTGCTCTATTCGCGCTTCTTTACCCGCGCCATGCGCGAGACCGGTCACGTCGCGGCCACCGAACCTTTCAAGGGTCTCTTCACCCAGGGCATGGTGGTCCACGAAACCTATAGCCGCAGCGCCGGCGCCAGCCGCGAATGGGTGGCACCCGCCGATATCCGCATCGACGAACTCGACGGCAAACGACGGGCTTTCCTGCTGACGTCGGGCGAGGAAGTCGCGATCGGCTCGATCGAGAAGATGTCGAAATCGAAAAAGAATGTCGTCGATCCCGACGATATCATCGCCTCCTACGGCGCAGATACCGCCCGTTTCTTCGTTCTGTCCGACTCTCCGCCCGAGCGTGACGTCATCTGGTCCGAGGCAGGCGTCGAGGGCGCCCATCGCTTTACCCAGCGGCTGTGGCGCCTGATTTCCGAAGCCGCGGACGCGCTCTCCGCCGTCGCACCTGCGCCGGCTGCCGATGGGGAAGCGTTGCCAATCTCGCAGGCCGCCCACAAGACGCTGAAGGCTGTCGAGAACGACTATGACAAACTCTGGTTCAACAAGGCCGTTGCCCGAATTTATGAACTCGTGAACGCGCTGGCCGCACCGATGACGAGGGTTGCCGCAGGCGAGGGTAATGCCACCTATCGCGCGGCGGTGCGCGATGCCGCCGAGATCCTGATCCAACTCGTCTCTCCGATGACACCGCATCTGGCTGAGGAATGCTGGGCTGCGCTCGGCAATGAAGGCCTGCTTGCCCGGACAAACTGGCCGCGGTACGACGAAACACTCGTCATCGAAAACGATGTGGTCCTGCCGGTACAGATCAACGGCAAGAAACGCGCTGAATTGACAATTTCTCGCGATGCAGATCAGAATGCCGTCACCGACGCCGTGCTGAATCTGGATGCGGTGAAGAACGCGTTGAACGGACAGGCACCGAAGAAGATCATCGTGGTTCCCCAAAGGATTGTAAACATTGTCGTCTGA